From Paenibacillus graminis, a single genomic window includes:
- a CDS encoding non-ribosomal peptide synthetase, with product MFVRSSSVSSGTSQAVYHLVSNVTGHRIGDLNPDMYLEDDLGLDSIKMITLMNELIGLVPAEQMDDFTAAYPVTALLGLQTVGELVQIFDEWEHARREGTEVQAAVSTALQAHEDTRSEVAAVQVHSAVPNLREQLEIEVGRLISSITGHKSEDLHSDMELERDLGLDSIKMISLMSGMVSLLPAGSSDGHSESSIMTSLLSLNTVGDIVEMLAVRGEGSSGTRTAAGDENTIAVEIPENEPEFLEILHSQYLFLITYLSVANLTITSGVRLRGRLDADSLRKSWSELILRHPVLRAVFITEPANASLKGYRLQLLKTAVPPEIPVLDIRHLDEQARRRWISERFEASLNEKFDITRWPLHSLSVIQTADLEYELILDISHMISDGLGNQQILREIMEIYGAESHNKAAKLRPALPAVEYNRIVSEINAWNAPGEMEALDRYLQQQGRGAYFFNPFGASRKANAAGAAGAVIHSRKYWIGEDTTARLIASTKTWRTSLFILLVSAYLKTIKQQGEERNRIILNLPTSGRLYPHTDASEVLSAFAQNLALSFTCEDVNEEWESLINRTHEEFTNKLSSGIDRAQTYRAAQYAKDTIHLQNGVMPEAVASMIRSTLKSNLYLSFVGNTSIHTQYGDYEVYDYEAFTGTNPGTIDCLAELFQGRLMITANYDSTFFDDDYIGEHMDRFMDNLSQLAGMEPVVKPVLAAADSEEPNNAEIRERLYGMAQDICGTAFDENALFKDMEAELGLDSLQRIRLITRLGKVFGHADKAALLECRTFNEIITHITHVNNAVELAGRDSAAAEIPYLHISRQCKATPDAVAILDGTGEVTYRELDEQSNRLAHYLISQGVRSQSLVGILTLPGRLMLTGILGILKAGAAYVPLDPMYPADRIEYIAEHAQLSVLLTEQSLQKQADPIVRESPSIRKVVYLDEGYEAHGDFEQTGTEVWQKCSASDLRVDTAPHDLMVVLYTSGSTGKPKGVMLNHRGYMNRLEWHQQTFNLQLGERVAQKTSCCFDISVWELLWPLMYGGTVCPVRQEIVKNPWSLARWMTDTRINVMHFVPSLFGEFVNSLEDENYTFPALRWLIFSGEGLPLSPVQQWMDRYGNKTKLANLYGPTEASIDVTYHIISQRPGSAGEMSIPIGKPIPGVYIKNLDEHMHEVPVGELGELWIGGIQLAKGYLYNPEKTREAFHPNPFPEIPGEFIYRTGDLTVSKADGSYEYHGRIDNQVKLRGFRVELGEIEAVLGSHDQVAEVAVIVTQPAPGQQLLLACLAGKQVPDQEIKDFAVRKLPYYMIPHRLEWLPRLPKNPNGKLDRKALSVMFSGTGQAPQASQASQAPQASKLLVPPAENEPLGLGDTLPLAPAQSWLMNYFEDPYCWAGYTRFLYKQPLDLQQFKQAAMMLNRRHDALRSILERKDNGFEQRFLQGELGTNVDFYDGSHMEEAERNEEIGVILTEAVHGFRVDQWPLWRIIVIQVSEAVYDIAAVGHHLISDVVTNQLLLQEIWQIYASLSPGARHISLPDAKPFADFVRAVQEKKRIHGKEYAGYWSTHFPPESVCRLPADFIKGPNDEQSAATQRFTFDREQTSLLLTRAKKHFNSNVYPILLAPLYKEMSVFFGQPEVVVSHRVHGRELGSGQNFMQTPGNFAVNFPLGINVEKDSQWSTLISSIRKGLENVPLGGVSYDLVSESLPRYMYPDVKLTPIRANYLGNRDAPRLPGLEFSREGMDRRFSLPGQKRISVIEFFFSIEEGKLTVEIEYSANLYAAATIQGLAEQYMEQALELLASIQDTPALPPAPRAGLLAHKVAVITGGSRGIGRSIALSMAGEGADIVLVSRSGQQLQETADEIRRLGVKVMSVSADVSDAPSVNKAVEQIIERFGQIDILVNGAGITGMAAMADMSPGVWESIIQVNLLGTYHFCYAVIPYLIRQNQGKIINIGSDSSFIGYPMMSAYAASKHGVLGLTRALSEELKNSNIQVNAVCPALVDTGMAPAAFKGRAIPPSGVADSVVFLASPRADYITGEAVQINGKQDMHWFGAQQMQLLQAVQRRQP from the coding sequence ATGTTTGTTCGTTCATCAAGTGTCTCAAGCGGCACTAGCCAAGCGGTCTATCATCTGGTTTCAAATGTAACGGGTCATAGGATCGGAGATTTGAATCCGGATATGTATCTGGAAGATGATTTGGGGCTTGATTCCATCAAAATGATTACTTTAATGAATGAATTAATCGGACTGGTCCCGGCAGAGCAAATGGATGATTTTACGGCCGCATACCCGGTGACTGCCTTGCTGGGTCTGCAAACCGTCGGGGAGCTTGTGCAGATTTTTGATGAATGGGAACATGCCCGGCGGGAAGGGACAGAGGTACAGGCTGCGGTGAGTACTGCGCTTCAAGCGCACGAGGATACCCGGTCGGAGGTTGCTGCAGTCCAGGTTCATTCCGCTGTGCCAAATTTGCGCGAACAGCTGGAAATAGAGGTTGGCAGGTTGATCTCCAGCATTACCGGACATAAGTCTGAAGATTTGCATTCGGATATGGAGCTAGAGAGGGATTTGGGCCTGGATTCTATTAAAATGATTTCATTAATGAGCGGGATGGTTTCATTGCTCCCTGCCGGTTCATCCGATGGACACAGCGAAAGCAGTATAATGACTTCGCTCCTGTCTTTGAATACGGTTGGAGATATCGTGGAAATGCTGGCCGTCCGCGGAGAGGGGAGCAGCGGTACCCGGACAGCTGCCGGTGACGAGAACACTATTGCAGTGGAGATTCCTGAAAATGAGCCTGAATTTCTTGAAATATTACATTCCCAATATTTGTTTCTGATCACCTATTTGTCGGTAGCCAACCTGACCATAACTTCAGGGGTGCGCCTGCGGGGGAGACTGGATGCCGACAGCCTGCGGAAGTCGTGGAGCGAGTTGATCCTCCGTCATCCTGTACTACGAGCCGTATTCATTACGGAGCCGGCGAACGCGAGCTTGAAGGGGTATCGTCTCCAATTGCTGAAGACTGCAGTGCCGCCTGAAATTCCTGTCCTGGATATCAGACATCTGGATGAACAAGCAAGGCGCCGGTGGATCTCGGAAAGGTTCGAAGCCTCGCTGAATGAGAAATTTGATATCACCCGCTGGCCGCTGCATTCTTTGTCAGTTATCCAAACGGCCGACCTGGAATACGAGCTGATTCTGGATATCAGCCATATGATCTCGGACGGTCTGGGCAACCAGCAGATTCTGAGAGAAATTATGGAGATTTACGGGGCGGAATCGCACAACAAAGCAGCCAAGCTGAGGCCCGCGCTGCCAGCTGTGGAATATAACCGCATTGTATCTGAAATCAATGCCTGGAATGCTCCGGGAGAGATGGAGGCGCTGGACCGGTACTTGCAGCAGCAGGGCCGTGGAGCCTACTTCTTTAACCCCTTCGGGGCAAGCCGCAAGGCAAATGCGGCAGGTGCTGCCGGAGCTGTGATTCATTCCCGCAAATACTGGATCGGCGAGGACACAACAGCACGGCTGATTGCCTCTACCAAGACCTGGCGGACCTCACTGTTCATTCTTCTGGTCAGCGCATATCTGAAGACGATCAAGCAGCAGGGGGAAGAACGGAATCGGATTATTCTGAATCTTCCGACAAGCGGCAGGCTGTATCCCCACACGGATGCTTCAGAAGTGCTAAGCGCCTTTGCCCAAAATCTTGCACTCAGCTTCACTTGCGAAGATGTAAATGAAGAATGGGAATCACTAATTAACAGAACACATGAAGAATTCACCAACAAATTATCCTCAGGCATAGACAGGGCGCAGACCTACAGAGCTGCGCAGTATGCTAAAGACACGATCCATCTGCAGAACGGCGTTATGCCGGAAGCGGTGGCCTCCATGATCCGCTCCACATTGAAATCTAACCTATATCTTTCATTCGTAGGCAATACATCCATACACACGCAATACGGGGATTACGAAGTTTATGATTATGAGGCTTTTACAGGAACCAACCCGGGAACGATTGACTGCCTGGCTGAATTGTTTCAGGGTCGGCTGATGATTACGGCCAACTATGACAGCACCTTTTTTGATGATGATTATATCGGGGAGCATATGGACAGGTTCATGGACAACCTCAGTCAGCTTGCCGGTATGGAACCTGTGGTCAAGCCGGTGCTTGCCGCAGCAGACAGTGAAGAGCCGAATAACGCGGAAATAAGAGAACGGCTGTACGGAATGGCCCAGGATATTTGCGGAACGGCGTTTGATGAGAATGCTCTGTTCAAGGATATGGAGGCAGAACTCGGGTTGGATTCCCTGCAGCGCATCCGGCTGATTACCAGGCTGGGCAAAGTATTCGGGCATGCCGACAAGGCGGCATTGCTGGAATGCAGGACCTTTAATGAAATTATTACCCATATTACACATGTAAATAATGCGGTTGAACTTGCAGGCCGGGACTCTGCTGCTGCAGAAATTCCCTATTTGCATATTTCCAGGCAGTGCAAGGCAACTCCCGATGCGGTTGCGATATTGGACGGCACCGGGGAGGTTACCTACCGCGAGCTGGACGAGCAGTCTAACCGGCTTGCGCATTATTTAATTTCACAAGGGGTGCGTTCCCAGAGCCTGGTCGGCATTCTAACGCTCCCGGGCCGTCTTATGCTGACGGGGATTTTGGGGATTTTGAAAGCGGGAGCGGCTTATGTGCCGCTTGATCCGATGTATCCGGCTGACCGGATCGAATATATTGCGGAGCATGCACAGCTCAGTGTCCTGCTCACAGAGCAGTCCCTGCAAAAGCAGGCAGATCCTATAGTACGGGAGAGCCCTTCCATCCGGAAAGTGGTCTATCTTGATGAAGGATATGAAGCCCACGGCGATTTTGAACAGACGGGAACGGAAGTATGGCAGAAATGCTCCGCCAGTGATCTGCGGGTAGACACCGCCCCCCATGATCTGATGGTTGTTCTGTATACATCGGGATCAACCGGGAAGCCCAAGGGGGTCATGCTGAATCACCGCGGCTATATGAACCGGCTGGAATGGCACCAGCAGACCTTCAATCTTCAGCTTGGCGAACGTGTAGCCCAGAAGACCTCCTGCTGCTTCGATATTTCCGTGTGGGAGCTGCTGTGGCCGCTGATGTACGGCGGAACGGTATGCCCCGTAAGACAGGAAATTGTCAAGAATCCCTGGAGCCTGGCCCGGTGGATGACGGACACCCGAATCAACGTCATGCATTTCGTGCCTTCCCTGTTCGGTGAATTTGTAAATTCATTGGAGGATGAGAACTATACATTTCCTGCGCTTCGCTGGCTGATTTTCAGTGGAGAGGGGCTGCCGCTGAGCCCGGTGCAGCAATGGATGGACCGCTATGGAAATAAGACGAAGCTGGCTAATCTGTATGGTCCTACCGAGGCTTCTATCGATGTTACTTACCACATCATTTCACAGCGGCCGGGTTCAGCAGGGGAGATGAGCATTCCCATCGGCAAGCCGATTCCCGGCGTGTATATCAAAAATCTGGATGAGCACATGCATGAAGTGCCCGTGGGTGAACTTGGCGAACTGTGGATCGGCGGCATTCAACTGGCCAAAGGCTATCTGTACAACCCGGAAAAAACCCGCGAAGCCTTCCATCCCAACCCGTTTCCGGAGATTCCGGGAGAATTTATCTACCGCACAGGTGATTTGACAGTTAGCAAGGCGGACGGAAGCTATGAGTACCATGGACGCATCGACAACCAGGTGAAGCTCCGCGGTTTCCGGGTCGAACTGGGCGAAATTGAAGCTGTGCTGGGCAGTCATGACCAGGTTGCTGAGGTGGCGGTGATTGTCACCCAGCCCGCGCCCGGACAACAGCTGCTGCTTGCCTGCCTGGCAGGCAAACAGGTGCCCGACCAGGAGATTAAAGACTTCGCCGTCCGCAAGCTTCCGTACTATATGATTCCCCACCGGCTGGAATGGCTGCCCAGACTGCCCAAGAATCCAAACGGCAAGCTGGACCGCAAGGCGCTGAGTGTTATGTTCAGCGGGACGGGGCAAGCGCCCCAAGCGTCCCAAGCATCTCAGGCGCCTCAAGCCTCGAAGCTCCTGGTTCCTCCGGCGGAGAATGAGCCGCTGGGCCTAGGGGATACGCTCCCGCTTGCTCCGGCGCAGAGCTGGCTGATGAATTATTTCGAAGATCCTTACTGCTGGGCGGGCTATACCCGCTTCCTATACAAGCAGCCGCTGGATTTACAGCAATTCAAGCAGGCTGCCATGATGCTGAACCGGCGCCATGACGCGCTGAGAAGCATTCTGGAGCGGAAGGATAACGGCTTTGAACAAAGGTTCCTGCAAGGAGAGCTGGGGACCAATGTGGATTTCTATGATGGAAGCCATATGGAGGAAGCCGAAAGAAATGAAGAAATTGGGGTGATTCTGACGGAAGCGGTTCATGGGTTCCGGGTGGACCAATGGCCGTTATGGCGGATTATTGTCATTCAGGTATCGGAAGCGGTCTATGATATTGCAGCAGTCGGGCATCACCTGATTTCAGATGTGGTCACGAATCAGCTGCTGCTGCAGGAAATCTGGCAGATTTACGCTTCACTGAGTCCGGGAGCCCGGCACATAAGCTTGCCCGATGCCAAGCCGTTTGCCGATTTTGTCCGCGCGGTCCAGGAGAAGAAAAGAATCCACGGGAAAGAGTACGCAGGCTACTGGTCCACACATTTCCCTCCTGAATCTGTGTGCAGGCTGCCGGCAGATTTCATCAAGGGACCCAATGACGAGCAGTCTGCTGCGACCCAGCGCTTCACTTTTGACCGGGAGCAGACCTCACTGCTTCTGACCAGAGCCAAGAAGCATTTCAACAGCAATGTATATCCGATTTTGCTGGCCCCTCTATATAAGGAGATGAGCGTTTTTTTCGGACAGCCGGAGGTGGTTGTGAGCCATCGGGTGCACGGAAGAGAATTGGGCAGCGGACAGAATTTCATGCAAACACCGGGCAACTTTGCTGTGAATTTTCCGCTGGGCATAAATGTGGAGAAGGACAGCCAATGGAGCACTCTGATCTCCAGCATCCGTAAAGGTCTCGAAAATGTGCCGCTTGGCGGAGTGAGCTATGATCTGGTATCCGAGAGTCTGCCGCGCTACATGTACCCGGATGTGAAGCTGACCCCAATCCGGGCGAACTATCTCGGCAACCGGGATGCCCCCCGCCTGCCGGGCCTGGAATTTTCCAGAGAAGGCATGGACCGCAGATTTTCACTGCCGGGTCAAAAACGGATATCGGTCATTGAATTCTTTTTCTCCATTGAAGAAGGGAAGCTGACCGTTGAGATCGAGTACTCCGCCAATCTTTATGCTGCTGCTACGATCCAGGGGCTGGCTGAGCAGTATATGGAGCAAGCACTTGAGCTTCTGGCGTCCATTCAGGATACCCCGGCACTGCCCCCGGCTCCCAGAGCAGGACTGCTGGCACATAAAGTAGCGGTCATAACGGGCGGCAGCAGAGGCATCGGACGGAGCATAGCCTTGTCCATGGCCGGTGAAGGGGCCGACATTGTGCTGGTATCCAGATCCGGACAGCAGCTTCAGGAGACTGCAGATGAAATCCGCCGGCTCGGGGTGAAGGTTATGTCCGTATCCGCCGATGTGAGTGACGCTCCAAGCGTCAATAAGGCGGTTGAACAGATTATTGAACGCTTCGGCCAGATCGATATTCTTGTCAACGGTGCCGGAATTACCGGCATGGCGGCGATGGCCGACATGAGTCCGGGGGTGTGGGAGTCGATCATTCAGGTGAATCTGCTTGGAACCTATCATTTCTGCTACGCGGTGATCCCTTATCTGATCAGGCAAAATCAGGGCAAAATCATCAACATCGGCTCGGATTCCTCATTTATCGGCTATCCGATGATGAGCGCCTATGCGGCATCCAAGCACGGGGTGCTTGGACTGACCCGTGCACTGTCAGAAGAGCTGAAGAACAGCAACATTCAGGTGAATGCTGTGTGCCCGGCGCTCGTGGACACCGGCATGGCACCGGCGGCTTTCAAGGGGCGGGCGATTCCTCCGTCCGGGGTTGCGGACTCGGTGGTGTTCCTGGCCTCTCCGCGTGCGGATTATATTACCGGCGAGGCTGTACAGATCAACGGCAAACAAGATATGCACTGGTTCGGGGCACAGCAGATGCAGCTGCTTCAGGCCGTTCAGCGCAGACAGCCGTAA
- a CDS encoding MFS transporter, translated as MELKTHKPGKLGDLFGGGKAVIYGIALLVGTSVGVINPLSTTHMTANHGEEIWIGVISSSYFFFMALGSMVADRTMRGTDMKRVITSGLLLTAVCSALFPLFTANAVWLFLMSLMGIGISCNMMGLQTALHSLTDERSLGMVSGMYSLCFALGLIASSALAPQVYDQVAWLPFAFSSFCLVLASAVIYFKLPGVLVIPGRSGEKVLSRINLPLFGAFVYGFGETIVVALYPLYLIREHVAVAQTGYGLSIFAVGSILGLLPVTYLADRIGCKRCLILCVAISIFTLLGIVTSGSMPLRLLFSFASGFIIGPLYPLAMALTAQELTPGERASGNALFTTFYGFGSAAGPFLSSVAMNAWGNQHLFTVCVLLFCLFLAHAAITRKGSKVRVTKEEIL; from the coding sequence ATGGAACTAAAGACGCACAAGCCAGGGAAGCTGGGGGACCTTTTTGGAGGCGGGAAAGCCGTTATTTACGGTATCGCACTTTTGGTAGGCACCTCCGTCGGTGTCATTAATCCGCTCTCCACCACTCACATGACGGCGAATCACGGGGAAGAAATATGGATAGGGGTGATCTCCTCCTCCTACTTTTTCTTCATGGCACTCGGTTCCATGGTTGCAGACAGAACGATGAGAGGTACTGATATGAAGCGGGTCATTACTTCAGGCCTGCTGCTTACGGCGGTCTGCTCGGCGCTCTTCCCGCTGTTCACCGCGAATGCAGTCTGGCTGTTTCTGATGTCACTTATGGGCATAGGCATCAGCTGCAACATGATGGGACTTCAGACGGCGCTCCACAGTCTCACGGATGAGAGAAGTCTGGGGATGGTCAGCGGAATGTACAGCCTGTGTTTTGCGCTTGGACTGATTGCCAGCTCTGCACTTGCGCCGCAGGTCTACGACCAGGTAGCCTGGCTGCCGTTTGCATTCAGCAGCTTCTGTCTCGTGCTTGCTTCTGCCGTTATCTATTTCAAGCTGCCGGGTGTACTGGTCATTCCCGGGCGCTCGGGGGAAAAGGTGCTGTCCAGAATCAACCTGCCGCTGTTCGGTGCTTTTGTCTACGGGTTCGGCGAAACGATTGTAGTGGCCTTATATCCCCTGTATCTGATCCGTGAGCATGTTGCCGTTGCCCAGACGGGGTATGGATTAAGCATCTTTGCTGTCGGCAGCATCCTCGGCTTGCTGCCGGTCACCTATCTGGCTGACCGGATCGGATGCAAGAGATGCCTGATTTTATGTGTAGCTATCTCGATCTTTACCCTTCTGGGCATTGTGACTTCCGGCAGCATGCCTTTAAGACTGCTGTTCTCCTTTGCCTCCGGGTTCATCATCGGCCCCCTGTACCCGTTGGCGATGGCGCTTACGGCGCAGGAACTGACGCCAGGGGAGAGAGCCTCAGGGAACGCTTTGTTTACCACATTTTATGGCTTTGGATCAGCGGCGGGTCCGTTTTTATCCTCGGTAGCCATGAATGCATGGGGCAATCAGCATTTATTCACTGTATGTGTGCTGCTGTTCTGCCTGTTCCTTGCCCATGCGGCAATAACCAGAAAAGGATCGAAAGTAAGGGTAACGAAGGAGGAAATATTGTGA